A single genomic interval of Musa acuminata AAA Group cultivar baxijiao chromosome BXJ3-4, Cavendish_Baxijiao_AAA, whole genome shotgun sequence harbors:
- the LOC135635544 gene encoding heavy metal-associated isoprenylated plant protein 35-like, translating to MAKEDDLKRVELKVSVNCCEGCKRKVSKALSIKGVLRTEIHPTLPKLTVIGNVDVGILIKKLSKVGKSAELLSDESQKPQGEGTCCNEASEKKTEKPSKKKKDKEGMIGCAKSNPEKEKSPNSIDGNESNNRGGGDDASKGQESSKEGGDAGGSDAPDAAKSFYPTTATTIPQVNCMMSPALMTSEARVYYPMEPVAVPTPYYDPGPPPHYVHHHPSYYEMPAYRPPPMESQATVFGDYFNDDNAVGCRIM from the exons ATGGCAAAGGAGGACGATTTGAAG AGAGTTGAATTGAAGGTTTCCGTTAACTGCTGCGAGGGCTGCAAGAGGAAAGTGTCGAAGGCCTTGAGCATCAAAG GTGTGCTGAGAACAGAAATCCACCCGACTCTGCCCAAACTTACGGTCATCGGCAACGTCGACGTCGGAATCCTCATTAAGAAGTTGTCAAAGGTCGGAAAAAGCGCAGAGTTGTTGTCCGACGAGTCCCAGAAACCACAGGGAGAGGGGACGTGCTGCAATGAAGCTTCTGAGAAGAAAACAGAGAAGCCAAGCAAGAAAAAAAAGGACAAAGAAGGCATGATTGGATGCGCGAAGTCGAACCCCGAGAAGGAGAAGAGCCCGAACTCGATCGACGGCAATGAGAGCAACAACAGAGGAGGCGGGGACGACGCCAGTAAAGGTCAGGAGAGCTCGAAGGAGGGCGGTGATGCTGGAGGAAGCGATGCTCCCGACGCAGCAAAGAGCTTCTACCCGACAACTGCAACAACAATTCCGCAGGTGAACTGCATGATGAGCCCCGCGCTGATGACGTCCGAAGCGCGAGTGTACTACCCGATGGAGCCAGTCGCAGTTCCCACGCCGTACTACGACCCCGGTCCACCGCCTCACTACGTGCATCATCACCCTTCCTACTACGAAATGCCGGCGTATCGCCCGCCCCCGATGGAGTCGCAGGCTACGGTATTCGGCGACTACTTCAACGATGACAACGCCGTCGGCTGTCGAATCATGTAG
- the LOC135635447 gene encoding G2/mitotic-specific cyclin S13-7-like isoform X1 encodes MAQECLQEKASLLQTQQQHQKTGSTAKLIRKLKAAAKKKSEITRRAFLKLGNQLVDRSIPLQMLPSKILPKTQLSKLRKNLVVPADDIVTNKGYEKVVRQKDPVAVKSSTDSTVDEEISHTTSDVSGLSNDTEDPDHVIDALDGDSELAIVEYVDDIYNFYKLGEKCGRPRKYMDFQFEIKEEMRSTLADRLIDEFHCYELIPETLYLTFYIVDQYLSREEVMETDLMLVGVGAMLVASKYEDPLPLGIEDCIDITHGAFSKEQILSKEKAILETLEWNITVPTQYVFLAYFLKAAMSDKEMEDMVLFFSELGLMPYSLITYLPSLVAASAVYAARCTLKKTPRWTEMLVEYTGYSEQQLLECARELVSLHSSAAEGKLTAVYETYSDAEFGAIALYPPATELLQSKKSASS; translated from the exons ATGGCACAAGAGTGTCTGCAAGAAAAGGCGTCTCTTCTGCAGACGCAGCAGCAGCACCAGAAGACAG GTTCTACGGCTAAACTAATCCGCAAATTGAAAGCGGCTGCGAAGAAAAAAAGTGAGATAACACGAAGAGCCTTCCTGAAACTTGGGAATCAACTGGTTGACAG GTCCATTCCCTTACAAATGCTTCCTTCTAAGATTCTGCCGAAGACACAGCTCTCCAAATTGAGAAAG AATTTAGTAGTTCCTGCTGATGACATTGTAACAAATAAAGGATATGAGAAAGTTGTTCGGCAGAAAGATCCTGTCGCCGTCAAGTCATCTACTGATTCCACTGtggatgaggaaatctctcacacCACCTCG GATGTCTCTGGGCTTAGCAATGATACGGAGGATCCGGATCATGTTATTGATGCATTGGATGGTGACAGCGAATTGGCTATTGTggaatatgtggatgatatctatAACTTTTACAAACTTGGTGAG AAATGTGGAAGACCTCGGAAATATATGGACTTCCAGTTTGAGATCAAGGAAGAGATGAGATCTACTTTGGCTGACAGGCTGATCGACGAGTTCCACTGCTATGAATTAATACCTGAGACTTTGTATCTCACATTTTATATAGTTGATCAGTATCTGTCAAGGGAGGAAGTGATGGAGACTGACTTAATGCTTGTGGGAGTGGGTGCTATGCTCGTTGCATCTAAATATGAAGATCCATTGCCTCTTGGG ATTGAAGACTGCATTGACATCACACATGGTGCATTTAGCAAGGAACAAATATTGTCCAAGGAGAAAGCAATTCTAGAAACACTCGAATGGAACATTACTGTTCCGACGCAATATGTATTTCTTGCGTATTTCCTGAAGGCAGCCATGTCTGACAAGGAG ATGGAGGACATGGTCCTCTTCTTTTCCGAGTTAGGACTGATGCCGTATTCATTGATCACTTATTTGCCATCCTTGGTTGCTGCCTCTGCTGTCTATGCAGCAAGGTGCACCCTTAAGAAGACCCCACGTTGGACAGAAATGCTCGTGGAGTATACAGGTTACTCAGAGCAACAGTTACT CGAATGTGCACGCGAGCTGGTTAGCCTTCACTCGTCAGCAGCAGAGGGTAAGTTGACGGCGGTTTACGAGACATACTCAGACGCAGAATTTGGAGCCATTGCGTTGTATCCTCCTGCCACGGAACTACTACAGTCGAAGAAGTCTGCTTCATCATGA
- the LOC135635447 gene encoding cyclin-B1-5-like isoform X2, protein MAQECLQEKASLLQTQQQHQKTGSTAKLIRKLKAAAKKKSEITRRAFLKLGNQLVDRSIPLQMLPSKILPKTQLSKLRKNLVVPADDIVTNKGYEKVVRQKDPVAVKSSTDSTVDEEISHTTSDVSGLSNDTEDPDHVIDALDGDSELAIVEYVDDIYNFYKLGEKCGRPRKYMDFQFEIKEEMRSTLADRLIDEFHCYELIPETLYLTFYIVDQYLSREEVMETDLMLVGVGAMLVASKYEDPLPLGIEDCIDITHGAFSKEQILSKEKAILETLEWNITVPTQYVFLAYFLKAAMSDKEQGAPLRRPHVGQKCSWSIQVTQSNSYSNVHASWLAFTRQQQRVS, encoded by the exons ATGGCACAAGAGTGTCTGCAAGAAAAGGCGTCTCTTCTGCAGACGCAGCAGCAGCACCAGAAGACAG GTTCTACGGCTAAACTAATCCGCAAATTGAAAGCGGCTGCGAAGAAAAAAAGTGAGATAACACGAAGAGCCTTCCTGAAACTTGGGAATCAACTGGTTGACAG GTCCATTCCCTTACAAATGCTTCCTTCTAAGATTCTGCCGAAGACACAGCTCTCCAAATTGAGAAAG AATTTAGTAGTTCCTGCTGATGACATTGTAACAAATAAAGGATATGAGAAAGTTGTTCGGCAGAAAGATCCTGTCGCCGTCAAGTCATCTACTGATTCCACTGtggatgaggaaatctctcacacCACCTCG GATGTCTCTGGGCTTAGCAATGATACGGAGGATCCGGATCATGTTATTGATGCATTGGATGGTGACAGCGAATTGGCTATTGTggaatatgtggatgatatctatAACTTTTACAAACTTGGTGAG AAATGTGGAAGACCTCGGAAATATATGGACTTCCAGTTTGAGATCAAGGAAGAGATGAGATCTACTTTGGCTGACAGGCTGATCGACGAGTTCCACTGCTATGAATTAATACCTGAGACTTTGTATCTCACATTTTATATAGTTGATCAGTATCTGTCAAGGGAGGAAGTGATGGAGACTGACTTAATGCTTGTGGGAGTGGGTGCTATGCTCGTTGCATCTAAATATGAAGATCCATTGCCTCTTGGG ATTGAAGACTGCATTGACATCACACATGGTGCATTTAGCAAGGAACAAATATTGTCCAAGGAGAAAGCAATTCTAGAAACACTCGAATGGAACATTACTGTTCCGACGCAATATGTATTTCTTGCGTATTTCCTGAAGGCAGCCATGTCTGACAAGGAG CAAGGTGCACCCTTAAGAAGACCCCACGTTGGACAGAAATGCTCGTGGAGTATACAGGTTACTCAGAGCAACAGTTACT CGAATGTGCACGCGAGCTGGTTAGCCTTCACTCGTCAGCAGCAGAGGGTAAGTTGA